The DNA window CCCACTGCGTCTTTGATCTCGTCAGGTTCTATACTCCTCTCCATTGATGAAGGCATTGTAGGAAAACGCAAAGCATTTTCATCAAACTTTCCTTCAGGAAAGGGAACCCGCGGTGCCACTTTCTTTTTACCAAAAAGCCATCCCATACTACCAATGCAGCCAAAGCTGTTTAAAAGATTTGTTTAGTATTGTGGAATAGTAACTATCCTAAAATCCTCATTCCAAAGCGTACTTTTCAAGAAATTCTTCTACAACTCTGTTTACTTCCTCAATCTTCTCAGCATAACGTCTATAATCATGGTCACAATCTAACTCATAAAGTTGTTTGGGCTTAGATGCCATCTCATATATTACTTTTACAGACTCTTTTGGAACAATTGTATCTTTCATTCCTACAAAAAAGAGCTTTGGCTTTGTACATGTAGCAGCTGCCTCTCGTGTGTTATACTTTGCAGCATCTTCGTAATACGTTACCGGCAGTTGAAAGGTTCTTTTACTTCCAGTCGGTGCATCGCGAGTTGATATTTCCACTCCTTTTAATGTTGATTTGTGACCAGTAATAGGATCACAATTTGACATAACTGCAATAATATGTGTTACTGCGTTATTACCTGCTCCTGCGAGTAATGCCATCGTTCCTCCTCTGCTGTGACCCATGAGCACGGTTGGCTTGTTTCCAAAATAAACAATAAGCTCTTCAATAGCACGAAGGTAATTTGTTACGGTGTATTGAAAAATATCTCCGGGGCTCTCCCACGTACCTGGTGGATCAAATGCGCATGCCAGATAATCGTGTGTTGCGAAATAATCTACGTGG is part of the Candidatus Woesearchaeota archaeon genome and encodes:
- a CDS encoding alpha/beta hydrolase, with the protein product MIIKTPHFELAVYLRGDLNAKKVMLLLPGKLDTKDYAHMRSHVDYFATHDYLACAFDPPGTWESPGDIFQYTVTNYLRAIEELIVYFGNKPTVLMGHSRGGTMALLAGAGNNAVTHIIAVMSNCDPITGHKSTLKGVEISTRDAPTGSKRTFQLPVTYYEDAAKYNTREAAATCTKPKLFFVGMKDTIVPKESVKVIYEMASKPKQLYELDCDHDYRRYAEKIEEVNRVVEEFLEKYALE